The Candidatus Thiothrix anitrata genome includes the window CAAAAATATCGGTAACGGCAAAGTCTGGATCATTGGCACTGCCCAGCAAACCCTGACTGAAGATGACTCTAAAATTGCGCTGAATTCAGCGGAACTCTACAAGTTAAAAGACCGCTTCCCTATCCAGATTGATCTGGAAGCTAATGACATTAAGGAAATCTGTTACAGCCGCTTATTGGGCAAATCCCCCCAAGGGGAGACTGCGTTGGGAAGCTTGTTTGATAAGCACGGTCAAGTCTTGCGCCACAACACCAAACTGGTGGAAGCGCGAGCCTACGGTGCTGATTTTGACCGGCAAACCTTCATTAACCTTTACCCTTTCCTGCCAGCGCATTTTGATATTTTGCTGCACCTGTTGGGTGCTTTAGCGAAATCCACCGGCGGCATGGGTCTGCGTTCTGCCATCAAGGTGGTGCAGGATGTGTTGGTGGAAGGTGCGGATGGGCACACGCCGATTGCCAATCAAACGGTGGGCTGGCTGGCAACGACGGTCACATTGTTTGATTCCTTGGAAAAAGACATACGCCGTTCTTTCCTGTCGCTACATTCAGCCGTTGGCAAAGTTAACATCCGTTTTAATCACTCGGATTTGCACCAAAGCATTGCTAAAACGGTGTGTGTGCTGCAAATCCTCGGCAACCTGCCGATTACGGTGCAAAACGTTGCCAGCCTCATGCATCTGGGAATTAGTGCCCCAGCCAATGCGGATGCCGTGAAACAGGCGATTGAGGAGCTGATCAGTGATGCCTTTGTGCCATTCGGTGAACAGGATGGGCAACTGCGCTTTTTCAGTGAAAAGCTCAATGATATTGAACAGGAACGTGCTGCTATTCCCTTGCGGGCGATGGAGATGCGCCGCATCCAGAATGAAGCGTTGCGCGAAGCCTATGCACCTTTACCCGCTACCCATTTGCATGGCAGTTTATCCGTTCAGACCGGCTTAAAAGCCCACAATACGGGTAGTGTGCCTGCCTCGCTATCGGGTGAACGCAATACGGTGCAAACCTTAGTGGAACTGGTCGAACCGGCAGATTACAACGCAGCCAAAGCTCGCTTGGTTGATGACAGCCGCCATAAAACGGCAACCCATACCATCTTCCTGTTGGGGCGCACCCAGCCAGACATGGAAGAGCTGACCCGCGAAATCCACCGCAGCAGGGAAATCGTCAACAAATACCGCAATGAACCCGATCAGGAAGTCAAAGACTATTGCGCGGGGCAAACTGACCGGGCGAACCGTTTGCTGACCGAGCTGGAACGCTTACTCAAACGTAGCCTGCTGCAAGGGTCGTTTATTTTCCGGGGTGAAGTGAACGCAGTGGAAAGCCTGCACCCGGAACTGCTTGATGCTGCCCGCAAACACTTGGGCGGTGTCGCGGAACAGGTGTTTGACCGTTACAACGAAGCACCCGTGCGGGCGAATACTGACTTAGCCGAGAAATTCCTGCGCCAAGGCAACCTGAGTGGCATTACCAGCCAGTTAGACCCTTTGAATCTGGTGCAAATGCACGGCGGACGACCTTCCATCAACGCCAGCCACAAGGCCATGACCAGCATCCGCGACATGATTGAACGGCAAGGTTCGATGGAGGGCAAACGCCTGACGGATATTTTCACTGATGCGCCTTACGGTTGGTCGCCGGATACCCTGCGCTATTTGCTGGCAGCCATGCTACTGGCGGGGGAAATCAAGCTAAAAGTGGCGGGGCGGGAAGTCACCGTCAATGGGCAACAAGCACTTGATGCGCTCAAGACCAATAATAGCTTCAAAAGCATTGGCGTTTCCCTGCGCGAAGAACGCCCCAGCATGGAAATGTTAGCGAATGCCGCCAGCCGCCTGACGGAACTCAGTGGTGAGATGGTAGTGCCGCTGGAAGATGACATCAGCAAGGCCACCACCAAGCTGTTCCCCCAACTCCAACACCACTACAGCCCCTTGGCGGAAAAGCTCAAGTCGTTGCAATTGCCCGGTGTGGAACGGCTGGAAACCCTCAGCCAAGACATCAAGGACATCCTGTTCACCGATGCATCGGATGCCCCGCAACGTTTGGGTGGGGAGGATTCCGACCTGTTCAATAGCCTGCGTTGGGCAGGCGAGTTGAAACGGGCATTGGAACACGGTCTGGAAGCTACCCTGCGCGATGTCCAACGCTACCGGCGCGAACTGGCGAGCCTGCCGGGTAGCGGTACGCCGGGGCAACTAAAGCAGGAACTGGGCGACACCTTAAGCAATCTCAAAGAACGCTTGGCTCATGCAGATTTCTTCCGTTATGCCACTGAATTCGCCAGTGGCTTGACCACCTTGCAGGCGCGGGTGCGTGACACCGTAGTGGCGATGCAGTCTGAACAGCAGCGGCGGATTAATGATGCCCAACAAGACCTGTACCGCATCCCCGAATGGCGTGAGCTGACCCAACAGGAACAAAACAACCTGTTGGCGGATTTGGAACAATTGGCGGTCACTGCCAGCACTGACTTGCACGGCTTGCGTACTTTGGTAAATCAGGAATACACCATCCAAACTCAGGTGCAGGATGGGAAACAGCGTTTGCGGCGCATTGGGCAGCAGCGGGTGCAAGACAAATTGCGTGAGGAACAGGCGCAGGCGATCAAAGAGGGCAGCAAGAAAATTACCCGTGCGCTGCAAGCACCGGCGCGTGTGACTGCCCTTGCCGACTTGGATCGCCTGATTGCTGATTTACAGCAATTGCGCGGTGAACTGAAATACGCCCATGAATTTGAGTTGAGCATTGAACTCAAAGCCGCAGAGTAAGGAAAGCCCATGGCATTTGACCAAACCACCCGTAACCGCCTGCAAAAGTTCGTCAATACTGCCCGTGAAGGCTTGAGCGCAGAGTTTACCCGCCAATTGCAGGCCACTTATGGGCTTGACCCGAAAACTGGCACAGTCGCTGAAGTTAGCGCACTGACCCAACTGGATAACCGTCAACGGCAGGTAGCACAGGGGCTGCGGGAAACCTTGGCGCATTATCTGGCGAATACGCCGGGCAAGACGCAAAAGGAGCGTACCCAGCAAGTGCTGGAGCGGATTGTGCGCGAACAGGCGTTTACGGTACTGAACCGGCTGGCGGCTTTGCGGATGGCGGAAGCGCGGGGCTTTTTGCTGGAGTCCATCGCCAAGGGGTATAGCTCCAAAGGTTTCCAGCTTTATAAGCAATTGGCGGGCAGCAGTCTGGGCGAAACCGGCGATGCTTACCGGCTTTACCTGTTCAGCCTGTTTGATGAGTTCAGTCTGGATTTGGCGGTGCTGTTTGATCGCTATAGCCCGCAGGGGCGCTTGTTCCCGAGGGAAGCGGCCTTGCTGGAACTGCTGGAGCAAATCAACCACCCTGATCTGGAGCCGTTGTGGGCGGAAGATGAAACCATCGGCTGGATTTACCAGTATTTCAATTCGCAGGAGGAGCGCAAGAAAATGCGCTCCGAGTCGCAAGCGCCACGCAATAGCCGTGAATTGGCGGTGCGGAATCAGTTTTTCACGCCGCGTTATGTGGTGGAGTTCCTCACCGATAATACCTTGGGGCGCATCTGGTATGAGATGACGCAGGGTAAGACCGGGTTGGGGGAGGCTTGCCGGTATTTGGTGCGCAGACCGGATGAAACCCTCCCCGACCGTCCACTCAAAGACCCACGCGATATTCTGATGCTCGACCCGGCGTGTGGTTCGATGCATTTTGGTTTGTATGCGTTTGACCTGTTTGTGCGGATTTATGAGGAGGCTTGGCAGCTCGAAAGTGAGCTGGGGCCGCAAGCATTTATCCGTAGTGCGGGGTTGCAGCCGTTGCAGGCGACTTATGCCAGTTTTGAAGCGTTTCAGGTGCAAATCCCCAAGTTGATTATTGAGCGCAATATTCATGGGGTGGATATTGATCCGCGTGCGGTGCAGATTGCGGGCTTGTCGTTGTGGCAGCGGGCGCAGCGGGCTTGGCAGGTGTTGCGGGTGAAGCCGCAGGTTCGTCCGGTGATCCGGCGATCGAATATTGTGTGTGCGGAGCCGATGCCGGGGGAGAAAGCCTTGTTGCAGGAGTTTACCGCGCAGTTGTATCCGCCGGTGTTGGGGCAGTTGGTGGAGGGGGTGTTCGACAAGATGCAACTGGCGGGGGAAGCGGGCACGCTGTTGAAGATTGAGGAGGAAATGCAGGGGGCGATTGCGGCGGCGCGGGCGCAGTGGCAACAGCAATCCGCCAAGGGTACGAGTTGGGATATGTTCCCGGCGGAATTGGTGGCGGCGACACCGCAGCGCGAGTTGGGGTTTGACTTGCGGGGGATTAACGATGCAACCTTCTGGGATGATGCCGAGCAGCGCATCCTGCAAGCTCTGAGCGACTATGCCAGCCAAGCATCCACCCAATCCGACCAAAAACGCCTGTTTGCCGAAGATGCCGCCAAAGGCTTCGCCTTTATCGACCTCTGCCGCAAACGCTTCGATGTCGTCCTCATGAACCCCCCGTTTGGCGATCCATCAGAAAAATTGAAAGAATATTTAAAAAACAAATACACTGAGCAGGTACAAGATCTTTACTGTTTGTTTGTTAACCGAGGGATAGAGGTTTCAAATGATTCAAATGTTGGTGCTATTACTTCTAGCTCATTTTTAAAGTATAACGATTACTCAAAATTTAGAGAGTTCATGATCCATGGGGACTTAATCAATATATTGGCTGATTTAGGTTGGGGGATACTTGATGATGCATATGTAAGTGCTACCGCATATATAATATCAAGCATGAAAAATAAATCATGGATATTTTTAGATTACAAGGAAAACAAATTAAAAGGCGAGTGCCTTGTTGAAGATTGTCTTTCTATTCAATCTGGTAATGTTAATGATAACTGCTTTTTGAAATATCCAAGTACATTTGAAAGCATTGAGGGTCTTCCTCTTTGTTATAATTTTTCAGAAAAATTCTTTGACTGGATTAAATCATCTAATAAGCTGGCAGATTTTAGTGAAAATAATGGTATTGGAGCAGGGCCACATAATTTTTTCTTTAGATTGCATTGGGAAGTCCCTGAGAAAGAAAGAAATCTAAAAGGAAGATGGCCTCTTTTGCCAAATGGAGGTCAGTTCTCTCCTTATTATCGCAGCATAAATTTGATCATTGATTGGAGATTTGATGGTGAATTTATAAAAGAACATTTAAGGAAAAAATATCCATACCTAAAGGGTAATGTAGGCATCAAAATACAACGTGAGAATATGTATTTTAGGAAAGGCATTACTTATGGCAAGAAAACAGATAGATTTAATGCTCAGGTTATGCCTGAAGGCTGTATACCATCATTTGAAGGTATTGCAATATATCCTGCTAAGCTTTCTGATGTTGAGTGGATACTAGCATATTTAAACTCAAGATTTGTAGCATATTATCTTAACCTAACTAGTGGCTTGCATAAAAACTCCGTTTATTTAGATAGACTACCCGTGCCCAAATTTACACAAGAACAAAAGGATCGTTTGAGCCAAATTTCTAAAAGATCAGTGTCTTTAGCAATGGATTTCCACTCTATTTTCGAAACAGATAATCATTTTGACTTGACCTTAACCATTGATAGGCTCAAAGATAAAAGCTCGCTTCGTCAATTGGCTCTATGGGCTTCTGAAGTTGAGTTGGAACTAGCTGATTTATCTGATGAACTTGAATCTATAATTAATGAGAACATACCATTATCAAAAGAAATTACTGAAGAAATATTAGTAGATCAAGGTGGCTCTTATACTCATAAGCCTGATCAAATTAAGCGTCAATCACTCAGCATTCCAAAAACATTTTCTAATTCAGACTTGCTGGACTTTATACAGGAGCATGGATCAGAAAAACTAAACAAACTAGGAGAGAAACTTGCTATTTCCGACACCAGACAAGCATGGTTTGAAAATTACATAACATCCCTAGCTTTACATCATACTTTTGAATTTGACTATGTTGGCATTGTTGATGCAGGGCAATCTAGCCAATCCATTGAGCACAAAGTCCTTAGTTTCTTATTTGGGCATTTCAAAGACACCGACTTTATGCAGGAAATCGAGCTAGAAGATCAGGGTCACTTAATTAGTAGTTTGACCAACACTAATAAGTTCTTTGCTCATCATTATAGAGAATATAGTGCTTCTGGTAGAAACTCGCCGATTTATTGGCCTTTGCAAACGCCATCCGGTTCTTACACACTGTGGGTGTACTACCATCGCCTGAGCGAGCAGACGCTCTACACCTGCGTGAATGATTTCGTGGAGCCGAAGCTGAAAACGGTCAAGGATGACCTAACCGGCTTGCGCAACAAGACCCGCAACAGTCAGGAGGAAAAGGACTTCGCCCGCCTGCTGGACTTGGAAGCCGAACTCAAGGATTTCCGTGATGAGCTGCTGCGGATTGCCAAATTCTGGAAGCCCAACCTCAACGACGGCGTGCAAATCACCGCCGCGCCACTCTGGAAACTGTTCCAGCACAAAGCCTGGCAGAAAAAACTCAAGGAAACTTGGCAAGCACTCGAACAAGGCGACTACGACTGGGCGCACCTCGCTTACAGCATCTGGCCTGAGCGCGTGCTACGCAAATGCCACCAAGACCGCAGTCTGGCGATTGCCCACGATGTCGAAGCCGATTTCTGGCATGAAGTAGCAGTGGAAACCAAACGCGGCAAAAAAGGCAGCGGCGAAACCAAACTGGAATGGCAACCCATCCCCATGACGGATGCACAGTTGCACGCATTGATTCGCACCAAAATAGCAGGGATGATGTAATGGCAGTAAGGACAACCCGAACCCCACAGGGAGCTACACATGGCTGCTGAAGAAACCCTAAACAGTGCAAACGGTATCCCGCGCATTGAATCACTCCGCGTCGAAAACTACCGCGCCCTCAGAAAAATCGAGCTGAACAAGCTCACCCCCATGACCGTGTTACTGGGGCCAAACGGCAGCGGCAAATCAACCCTGTTTGATGTGTTCAACTTCCTGTCTGAATGCTTCCAATACGGTTTACGCCATGCTTGGGATCGGCGCGGCAGGGGGCGGGAGCTAAAAAGCCGTGGGGCAAGCGGCCCCATCGTATTCGAGTTGAAATACCGCGAAAAACCCCGAAGCCCGATCATTACCTACCACTTGGCTATCGACGAAGGCGCTAAAGGCCCCGAAGTGGTCGAGGAATGGCTGCAATGGCGGCGCGGCAGCAAAGGCAAACCGTTCCGTTTTCTGGAGTTTTCCCGTGGGATTGGTCGCGCCGCCAGCGGCGAAACCCCGGACGAAGACGACATCCGCGAAGAAACCCATTTGCGCTCCCCCGACCTGATCGCCGTGAACACCTTGGGGCAGTTTTCCAATCACCCCCGCGTTGCCGCGTTGCGCGAATTTATCACCAACTGGTACGTTTCTTACCTGTCGATTGACCAGACACGTAACCAACCCGAAGCCGGGCCACAAGAGCGTTTGAGTAAGAACGGTGAAAACCTGCCCAATGTCATCCAGTACCTGAAAGAGCAACACCCCGAACGTCTGGAGCAGATTTTTAAAGTATTACGCCAGCGCATCCCCCGGCTGGAACGGGTAGAAGCAGAACCCATGCCGGATGGGCGTTTATTGTTGCAAATCAAGGATGCGCCTTTCGAGCAACCCGTACTAGCCAAATATGCCTCGGATGGCACGATGAAAATGCTGGCTTATTTGACCCTGCTGTATGACCCCGACCCACCGCGCTTTATCGGCATCGAAGAACCGGAAAACTTTCTGCACCCGCGCTTGCTGCCAGAATTAGCGGAGGAATGTCGGGCAGCGTCTGAACGCTCACAATTGCTCATTACCAGCCATTCCCCTTTCTTGCTGAATGCCATGCACCCGGAGGAAGTGCGCGTGTTGTACCGTGACGAACACGGTTTCACCCAAGCGGTATGCGCAGCGGAGATTCAGGGCATTAACGAATTCGTCAAAGAGGGGGCAAGCCTTGGCTATTTGTGGATGGAAGGGCATTTCGGTTTGGGCGACCCACTGGTGAACTTTGGCGCACCCAGAAAAAAAGCAATAGGAAAATAGCGGATGCTGGAAAAGCTCATCGTATTGGTGGAAGAAATCTCCATGGAGGCTGCGCTGGAAGGGCTATTGCCGCGCATGTTGGGGGATGTCGAATTTCAGATTATCCGTTTTCAATGCAAAGACGACTTGTTAAAGCAGCTTCCTGCCCGGCTAAAGGGCTACAGCCAGTGGTTGCCAAGCAATTGGGCGATTTTGGTGCTGGTGGATCGTGACGACAGCGATTGTGCTGCCTTAAAACAGCAACTGGAGCAGGCTGCCCAACAGGCCGGATTACTCACCAAAACAAGGGTAGCAGCGGGGCAACGTTTCCAAGTGGTGAACCGCATTGTGATTGAGGAATTGGAAGCCTGGTTTTTTGGTGATTGGAAGGCGGTGCAACAGGTTTATCCACGTGTACCCGCCAGCATTCCCCAAAAGAAACCCTACCGTGACCCGGACGCCATCAGTGGTGGGACATGGGAGGCATTGGAGCGGGTACTGAAAAAAGCAGGGTATTTCCCCACCGGCTTACGCAAGCTGGAATGTGCGCGTGAGATTGCGTCACACCTGAATCCTGACAATAACCAATCAGCCAGTTTTAACGCATTTGCCAGCGCCATTGCTACGGTATTGGCTTGGGAGTAAGCATATGTCGATTGCAGAATTTATCAAAACAGAGGTGTTTGAACCGCGTCTAAAGAAACATCAGGTCATTGTGGTGTACGACCCTGAGCGGCGTTACCACGACCTGTGTCTGGATATGGCAAGTGACAAGCGGATAGTGGTGAATGCCAGTGAGTCCAGTATTACTAGCCGCGCTCAGGCGATTGCTACCTTGAGCCAAATGGGTGCTGAGCGGAATCCCATCCAGCAATTACTGGTTTATGTGCCTGCCAGCGCACCACTGGAAGATGAGGAGCGGCAGCAAGACCCATTTGCACTGTATGCAGCCTGCGGGGCAGTCTTTCCCGCTGGTGATGGCGACGGCTTCCAAAGCTTGTGCCTGAAAGCCAAACCCGACCACACTACCCAAATCCGTGCAGTCTTCGCGCAGGATGCTAACCCCAGCTTTGCGGTGATTGATGCTATCGGTGGTGGCCTCAGTTGGCCTAACTTACGCGCTTTGCTCAAAGTCGAATCTGCCCGTGAAATCCTGCTTGCCTTGCTCGTACCGACGGCTATCCAGCAAGAAGCACTGAAAAGTAATGATGCCTGGATTGCTGAAGCCAAGGAACTCCTGAAAGCCAGCATCGGGTTGCCTTTAAAAACCCGTGGCAAAACGTGGTCAGCGATTGCGGAAGAACTGTGGCGTTTCGTGTTGTTCAGCGAGTTTGTGTTTGATTTGCCTGAGGAACTGCCCGCCAACTTGCAAGATGTGCTCCATGCGCTGGTTGCTGCCCAGCCATTGATTGAAGACCTGTGCGAACGCTTACGCAGTGACCGCAACACCCAGAATATCTACATTGAGCGGGCGGAAGCGATTGAAACAGAACTTGGTTTGCGTGACGCTTGCGGACACATGCAGGATTTAGGGGCGCGTGACACCTTCCCGTTTGAAGAGCGTACTTTTCTACTCCGCAGCATCGAAGCCCTGTTGCGCGACGATACCGATAAGGTCAGGGAAATCCTGCAACGCCATGCCCAATCCGTTTGGATAGGCAAAGGCGAGAGCCAAGCCCAGTGGGACTTGTTACGCGCTGCCTTGGCATTGCTGGAGTCCTGCCAAGACAAGGAACGCGCCTTATTGGAATACACGCAAAGCATGGATGCGTTGCTGGACTTCTACACCAGTCAATTACGCGAAGTAGACCGTTTGCAGCGTGAATTTGAGCAAGCGGTTAGTGATTACGAGTGGCAAGATGTGCAAGGCGTGATGAAGTCTGTGCAGCAACAAATGCGCAAGCAATACGGCAAGCTGGCGGAAAAAGTACAGATGCTATTTACCCGCCACCTACAGCACAGCGGCTGGCCATTATCGGGGCGTTTGGCGAATGCCGATGTGTTCGACAAGCTGGTTGCCCCCAAGCTGCAACACAGCGGACACAAGGTCGCCTACCTGATGGTGGATGCCTTGCGTTATGAGTTGGGTATGGCGCTGGAAAAACAACTGACTGAAGATGGCAAAGTCACCTTGCAGGCAGCACTGGCGCAGCTACCCAGCATCACGCCGGTAGGCATGGCAAGCCTGTTACCCGAAGCGGGCGCAGGTTTGCGCTTGGTGAAAAAAGACAGTGGTTTCGTCCCCTATATCCATGACCAAGAGGTCAGCACCGTCAAACAGCGCATGGACTGGATCAGAAAGCGCTATGGTCAGCGTTTTCAGGAAGGGCGTTTGGAAGACTTTGTGCGCAAGGGCTTCGACATTGAATCACACACCGAATTATTGGTGCTGCGTGCGGTTGAAATCGACAGCCAATTCGAGAACCACCCGGATACTGCCCCAACGGAAATTATTAATGCCCTCAAGCGGATTCGGGTGGCTATCCACAAGTTGCAAGATGCCGGTTTCCATGAGGTCGTGATTGCCACTGACCACGGTTTCTTCATGAATACCCATGCCGGGGCAGGCGATACTTGCCCTAAACCGGCGGGAAGTTGGCTCAATATCCACGAACGCTGTTTATTGGGGGATGGCAATGTGGATGCCAACCATTACCGCATCAGTGCGGAAAAAGCCGGTATCCGGGGTGATTTTGCTTATCTGAGTGGGCCTTTGAGTTTAGCATCCTACAAATCCGGCTTGCTGTACTATCACGGTGGCGCATCCTTGCAGGAATTAATCGTGCCGGTTATCAGCCTGCAACTGGAAGCACCAGACCAACCCGCCATGCAACAAGCCAAGGTTGTGCTGAACTATAAAAACGGTGCAAAGCGTATTACTACCCGCTTGCCGGTGATTGAGATCAGTGTCGAAACCCAAGATATGTTCTCAATAGGCAGTGATTTTGAAATCTTGTTAGAAGCGCATGATAAAAAAGGCAATGTCGTCGGTGAAGCCAAGCCAGGTGGAGTGGTAAATCCAGCAACGGGTACGATTACCCTCAAACCGGGCGATAAGACGCAGATTACCTTGAAAATGCAGATGGAGTTTGAGGGTACATTTAAAGTTAAAGCACTGAACCCCTCCACGCTGACAGCTTACTGCCAGCTTGATTTAGCAACCGATTACACGGTGTAAGCATGGATACCTTAGATAAAAAGCTGACCAGCATCTTTGACGGCAAAGTCGTCCGCAAGGATTTGTTACACCGTATTAAAAAGGGTACTAACGTCCCCACCTTTGTGCTGGAGTTCTTATTAGCGCGGTACTGTGCCAGTGATGATATTGCTGAAATTCAGGCAGGTTTAGAAGCTGTTCTCGAGACCTTACAA containing:
- the brxC gene encoding BREX system P-loop protein BrxC, encoding MEIKTLFANDKDIYRTIEKVITYGVSQEQRLKAEISEYVVTESIEEQFEKLLSKMQLAMEAGGENEVGVWVSGFYGSGKSSFTKYLGLAFDDNIRIDGIPFIQHLQDRLKKSTTKALLNTVAKRFPAAVLMLDLASEQVAGATMEEVSTVLYYKVLQWAGYSRNLKVAAFERKLQKEGRHAEFLQLFHEHTGGEEWQNYRNDELVVDSLIPEIAHQMYPGLFKTANSFSTETSEVIRFENDRVGEMLEIAREATGKEYIIFIIDEVGQYVGSRQNLILNLDGLAKNLKNIGNGKVWIIGTAQQTLTEDDSKIALNSAELYKLKDRFPIQIDLEANDIKEICYSRLLGKSPQGETALGSLFDKHGQVLRHNTKLVEARAYGADFDRQTFINLYPFLPAHFDILLHLLGALAKSTGGMGLRSAIKVVQDVLVEGADGHTPIANQTVGWLATTVTLFDSLEKDIRRSFLSLHSAVGKVNIRFNHSDLHQSIAKTVCVLQILGNLPITVQNVASLMHLGISAPANADAVKQAIEELISDAFVPFGEQDGQLRFFSEKLNDIEQERAAIPLRAMEMRRIQNEALREAYAPLPATHLHGSLSVQTGLKAHNTGSVPASLSGERNTVQTLVELVEPADYNAAKARLVDDSRHKTATHTIFLLGRTQPDMEELTREIHRSREIVNKYRNEPDQEVKDYCAGQTDRANRLLTELERLLKRSLLQGSFIFRGEVNAVESLHPELLDAARKHLGGVAEQVFDRYNEAPVRANTDLAEKFLRQGNLSGITSQLDPLNLVQMHGGRPSINASHKAMTSIRDMIERQGSMEGKRLTDIFTDAPYGWSPDTLRYLLAAMLLAGEIKLKVAGREVTVNGQQALDALKTNNSFKSIGVSLREERPSMEMLANAASRLTELSGEMVVPLEDDISKATTKLFPQLQHHYSPLAEKLKSLQLPGVERLETLSQDIKDILFTDASDAPQRLGGEDSDLFNSLRWAGELKRALEHGLEATLRDVQRYRRELASLPGSGTPGQLKQELGDTLSNLKERLAHADFFRYATEFASGLTTLQARVRDTVVAMQSEQQRRINDAQQDLYRIPEWRELTQQEQNNLLADLEQLAVTASTDLHGLRTLVNQEYTIQTQVQDGKQRLRRIGQQRVQDKLREEQAQAIKEGSKKITRALQAPARVTALADLDRLIADLQQLRGELKYAHEFELSIELKAAE
- the pglX gene encoding BREX-1 system adenine-specific DNA-methyltransferase PglX encodes the protein MAFDQTTRNRLQKFVNTAREGLSAEFTRQLQATYGLDPKTGTVAEVSALTQLDNRQRQVAQGLRETLAHYLANTPGKTQKERTQQVLERIVREQAFTVLNRLAALRMAEARGFLLESIAKGYSSKGFQLYKQLAGSSLGETGDAYRLYLFSLFDEFSLDLAVLFDRYSPQGRLFPREAALLELLEQINHPDLEPLWAEDETIGWIYQYFNSQEERKKMRSESQAPRNSRELAVRNQFFTPRYVVEFLTDNTLGRIWYEMTQGKTGLGEACRYLVRRPDETLPDRPLKDPRDILMLDPACGSMHFGLYAFDLFVRIYEEAWQLESELGPQAFIRSAGLQPLQATYASFEAFQVQIPKLIIERNIHGVDIDPRAVQIAGLSLWQRAQRAWQVLRVKPQVRPVIRRSNIVCAEPMPGEKALLQEFTAQLYPPVLGQLVEGVFDKMQLAGEAGTLLKIEEEMQGAIAAARAQWQQQSAKGTSWDMFPAELVAATPQRELGFDLRGINDATFWDDAEQRILQALSDYASQASTQSDQKRLFAEDAAKGFAFIDLCRKRFDVVLMNPPFGDPSEKLKEYLKNKYTEQVQDLYCLFVNRGIEVSNDSNVGAITSSSFLKYNDYSKFREFMIHGDLINILADLGWGILDDAYVSATAYIISSMKNKSWIFLDYKENKLKGECLVEDCLSIQSGNVNDNCFLKYPSTFESIEGLPLCYNFSEKFFDWIKSSNKLADFSENNGIGAGPHNFFFRLHWEVPEKERNLKGRWPLLPNGGQFSPYYRSINLIIDWRFDGEFIKEHLRKKYPYLKGNVGIKIQRENMYFRKGITYGKKTDRFNAQVMPEGCIPSFEGIAIYPAKLSDVEWILAYLNSRFVAYYLNLTSGLHKNSVYLDRLPVPKFTQEQKDRLSQISKRSVSLAMDFHSIFETDNHFDLTLTIDRLKDKSSLRQLALWASEVELELADLSDELESIINENIPLSKEITEEILVDQGGSYTHKPDQIKRQSLSIPKTFSNSDLLDFIQEHGSEKLNKLGEKLAISDTRQAWFENYITSLALHHTFEFDYVGIVDAGQSSQSIEHKVLSFLFGHFKDTDFMQEIELEDQGHLISSLTNTNKFFAHHYREYSASGRNSPIYWPLQTPSGSYTLWVYYHRLSEQTLYTCVNDFVEPKLKTVKDDLTGLRNKTRNSQEEKDFARLLDLEAELKDFRDELLRIAKFWKPNLNDGVQITAAPLWKLFQHKAWQKKLKETWQALEQGDYDWAHLAYSIWPERVLRKCHQDRSLAIAHDVEADFWHEVAVETKRGKKGSGETKLEWQPIPMTDAQLHALIRTKIAGMM
- a CDS encoding AAA family ATPase, translating into MAAEETLNSANGIPRIESLRVENYRALRKIELNKLTPMTVLLGPNGSGKSTLFDVFNFLSECFQYGLRHAWDRRGRGRELKSRGASGPIVFELKYREKPRSPIITYHLAIDEGAKGPEVVEEWLQWRRGSKGKPFRFLEFSRGIGRAASGETPDEDDIREETHLRSPDLIAVNTLGQFSNHPRVAALREFITNWYVSYLSIDQTRNQPEAGPQERLSKNGENLPNVIQYLKEQHPERLEQIFKVLRQRIPRLERVEAEPMPDGRLLLQIKDAPFEQPVLAKYASDGTMKMLAYLTLLYDPDPPRFIGIEEPENFLHPRLLPELAEECRAASERSQLLITSHSPFLLNAMHPEEVRVLYRDEHGFTQAVCAAEIQGINEFVKEGASLGYLWMEGHFGLGDPLVNFGAPRKKAIGK
- a CDS encoding DUF4276 family protein, with translation MLEKLIVLVEEISMEAALEGLLPRMLGDVEFQIIRFQCKDDLLKQLPARLKGYSQWLPSNWAILVLVDRDDSDCAALKQQLEQAAQQAGLLTKTRVAAGQRFQVVNRIVIEELEAWFFGDWKAVQQVYPRVPASIPQKKPYRDPDAISGGTWEALERVLKKAGYFPTGLRKLECAREIASHLNPDNNQSASFNAFASAIATVLAWE
- a CDS encoding PglZ domain-containing protein, whose translation is MSIAEFIKTEVFEPRLKKHQVIVVYDPERRYHDLCLDMASDKRIVVNASESSITSRAQAIATLSQMGAERNPIQQLLVYVPASAPLEDEERQQDPFALYAACGAVFPAGDGDGFQSLCLKAKPDHTTQIRAVFAQDANPSFAVIDAIGGGLSWPNLRALLKVESAREILLALLVPTAIQQEALKSNDAWIAEAKELLKASIGLPLKTRGKTWSAIAEELWRFVLFSEFVFDLPEELPANLQDVLHALVAAQPLIEDLCERLRSDRNTQNIYIERAEAIETELGLRDACGHMQDLGARDTFPFEERTFLLRSIEALLRDDTDKVREILQRHAQSVWIGKGESQAQWDLLRAALALLESCQDKERALLEYTQSMDALLDFYTSQLREVDRLQREFEQAVSDYEWQDVQGVMKSVQQQMRKQYGKLAEKVQMLFTRHLQHSGWPLSGRLANADVFDKLVAPKLQHSGHKVAYLMVDALRYELGMALEKQLTEDGKVTLQAALAQLPSITPVGMASLLPEAGAGLRLVKKDSGFVPYIHDQEVSTVKQRMDWIRKRYGQRFQEGRLEDFVRKGFDIESHTELLVLRAVEIDSQFENHPDTAPTEIINALKRIRVAIHKLQDAGFHEVVIATDHGFFMNTHAGAGDTCPKPAGSWLNIHERCLLGDGNVDANHYRISAEKAGIRGDFAYLSGPLSLASYKSGLLYYHGGASLQELIVPVISLQLEAPDQPAMQQAKVVLNYKNGAKRITTRLPVIEISVETQDMFSIGSDFEILLEAHDKKGNVVGEAKPGGVVNPATGTITLKPGDKTQITLKMQMEFEGTFKVKALNPSTLTAYCQLDLATDYTV